The Camelina sativa cultivar DH55 chromosome 14, Cs, whole genome shotgun sequence genome includes a window with the following:
- the LOC104744144 gene encoding glutathione S-transferase T3-like, translated as MDPRNPYRLSSENYVDLLNSQIDPNPKTSETEDCIEVTVEETEEDGGRGSRKRWSAEEDANLISAWLNISKDPVVSNEQRLTSLWKRVADYYKANDGSAGSNARGPSQCKARWNKINHQVNKFVGCYAQTSTRRKSGESEDDVMRMAYELYNNDMKKPFMLGHWWRELKHDQKWITEECNHKRTKLASETTTTCNDGSEKRPPGVKATKNKGKKPTVSIDVEDGSVRKLDKIIAMKDQEQTAKERHDKMRLLDSLVNKSELTPAEVLLRDKLVDQMLTNI; from the exons ATGGATCCTAGAAATCCTTATCGTTTGTCATCAGAAAATTATGTTGatcttttgaattctcaaaTAGATCCCAAC CCCAAAACATCCGAAACTGAAGACTGTATAGAGGTTACAGTTGAAGAGACTGAAGAAGACGGCGGCAGAGGAAGTAGGAAGCGGTGGAGTGCAGAGGAAGATGCCAACCTCATAAGTGCTTGGTTGAACATAAGCAAGGATCCAGTTGTAAGTAATGAGCAGCGGTTAACAAGTTTATGGAAGAGAGTTGCAGACTATTACAAAGCAAATGATGGATCAGCCGGTTCAAACGCAAGAGGGCCTTCACAATGTAAGGCTAGGTGGAACAAGATAAACCACCAagtcaacaagtttgtgggATGTTACGCacaaacaagtacaagaaggaaaagtggagaatcagaagatgacGTGATGAGAATGGCGTATGAGCTTTACAATAACGACATGAAGAAGCCATTTATGCTTGGACATTGGTGGAGGGAGCTGAAGCACGATCAGAAATGGATCACAGAAGAATGTAACCACAAGCGGACTAAGCTTGCATCTGAGACTACTACTACGTGCAATGATGGATCTGAGAAGAGGCCTCCGGGGGTTAAAGCTACTAAGAACAAAGGGAAGAAACCGACTGTTAGTATTGATGTTGAGGATGGTTCTGTCCGTAAGTTAGATAAGATCATTGCAATGAAGGATCAAGAACAAACGGCTAAAGAGAGGCACGACAAGATGAGATTGCTAGACAGCCTGGTTAACAAGAGTGAACTAACACCAGCTGAAGTGCTACTTAGAGACAAACTAGTAGatcaaatgttgacaaacatttag